One Pseudomonas fluorescens genomic region harbors:
- a CDS encoding spermidine synthase: protein MTEERVEHLLAEVQDEFGVIRVLEVADYRFLEFGDAIEQSCVFTADPSWLEYDYTRAMLIGALCHEQPESALFLGLGAGTLTQACLKFLPLEDVEAIELRPDVPRLAIEYLGLDDDPRLYIRVGDALELLPTAEPADLIFVDLYTDVGPGVGHLAWSFLGDCQKRLNPGGWLVINQWATDDGKPLGAALLRGLYHRHYWELPVKEGNVILIVPADLDQMLDMQALAARAEALAPQLGYSLQSLINAIRPAT, encoded by the coding sequence ATGACTGAGGAGCGCGTCGAGCATCTGCTCGCCGAAGTACAGGATGAGTTCGGCGTGATTCGCGTGCTGGAAGTGGCTGACTACCGGTTTCTCGAATTCGGCGATGCGATCGAGCAGAGCTGCGTGTTCACCGCCGACCCGAGCTGGCTGGAATACGACTATACCCGCGCGATGCTGATCGGCGCGTTGTGCCATGAGCAGCCGGAAAGTGCGCTGTTCCTTGGGCTTGGCGCCGGTACGCTGACCCAGGCCTGCCTCAAGTTTCTACCGCTGGAAGATGTTGAGGCCATTGAATTGCGTCCGGATGTGCCACGTCTGGCCATTGAATACCTTGGGCTGGATGACGATCCACGCCTGTACATCCGCGTCGGCGATGCGCTTGAGCTGCTGCCGACCGCCGAGCCTGCGGATCTGATTTTCGTCGATCTTTATACCGATGTCGGCCCCGGTGTCGGGCATTTGGCCTGGAGTTTCCTTGGCGATTGTCAGAAACGCCTGAATCCGGGCGGCTGGCTGGTGATCAATCAATGGGCGACCGATGACGGCAAACCGCTGGGCGCGGCGTTGCTGCGCGGGCTCTATCACCGGCATTACTGGGAGCTGCCGGTGAAGGAAGGCAACGTGATTCTGATTGTGCCGGCGGATCTGGATCAGATGCTGGACATGCAGGCGCTGGCGGCCCGGGCTGAAGCATTGGCGCCGCAGTTGGGGTATTCGTTGCAATCGTTGATCAATGCGATTCGTCCAGCGACTTGA
- a CDS encoding class II 3-deoxy-7-phosphoheptulonate synthase yields MSQPWSPDSWRALPIQQQPQYPDAAHLRQVEQTLASYPPLVFAGEARELRRQFAEVTQGRAFLLQGGDCAESFAEFSAAKIRDTFKVLLQMAIVMTFAAGCPVVKVGRMAGQFAKPRSANDETIDGVTLPAYRGDIVNGIGFDEKSRVPDPERLLQSYHQSTATLNLLRAFAQGGFADLHQVHKWNLDFIANSALAEKYSHLADRIDETLAFMRACGMDSSPQLRETSFFTAHEALLLNYEEAFVRRDSLTNDYYDCSAHMLWIGDRTRQLDGAHVEFLRGVNNPIGVKVGPSMNTDDLIRLIDVLNPDNDPGRLNLIARMGANKVGDHLPALIQAVQREGKQVLWSSDPMHGNTIKASSGYKTRDFAQILGEVKQFFQVHEAEGSYAGGIHIEMTGQNVTECIGGARPITEDGLSDRYHTHCDPRMNADQSLELAFLIAETLKQVRR; encoded by the coding sequence ATGAGCCAACCGTGGAGCCCTGACAGCTGGCGTGCCCTGCCGATCCAGCAACAACCGCAATACCCCGACGCGGCGCACCTGCGTCAGGTCGAGCAAACCCTGGCCAGTTATCCGCCGCTGGTGTTCGCCGGTGAGGCACGCGAGCTGCGGCGGCAGTTTGCCGAAGTCACTCAGGGCCGCGCATTTCTGTTGCAGGGCGGCGATTGCGCGGAAAGCTTCGCTGAGTTCTCGGCCGCGAAGATTCGCGACACCTTCAAAGTGTTGCTGCAAATGGCAATCGTCATGACCTTCGCGGCCGGTTGCCCGGTGGTCAAGGTCGGGCGCATGGCCGGTCAGTTCGCCAAGCCGCGCTCGGCCAACGACGAAACCATTGATGGCGTGACGCTGCCGGCTTATCGCGGTGACATCGTCAACGGCATCGGCTTCGACGAAAAGAGCCGTGTGCCGGACCCGGAGCGTCTGCTGCAGTCGTATCACCAATCCACCGCCACGCTCAATTTGTTGCGCGCCTTTGCTCAGGGCGGTTTTGCCGACCTGCATCAAGTGCACAAATGGAACCTCGATTTCATCGCCAATTCTGCGCTTGCCGAAAAATACAGCCACCTCGCCGACCGCATCGACGAGACGCTGGCGTTCATGCGCGCCTGCGGCATGGACAGCTCGCCGCAACTGCGTGAAACCAGTTTCTTCACTGCCCACGAAGCGTTGCTGCTGAACTACGAAGAAGCTTTCGTGCGCCGCGACAGCCTGACTAACGATTACTACGATTGCTCGGCACACATGCTGTGGATCGGCGACCGCACCCGTCAGCTTGACGGCGCGCACGTCGAATTTTTGCGCGGTGTGAACAATCCGATCGGGGTCAAGGTCGGGCCAAGCATGAACACCGACGACCTGATCCGTCTGATCGACGTGCTCAACCCGGACAACGATCCAGGTCGTCTGAACCTGATCGCGCGGATGGGGGCGAACAAGGTCGGCGATCACTTGCCGGCGCTGATCCAGGCGGTGCAGCGCGAGGGCAAGCAAGTGCTGTGGAGTTCCGACCCGATGCACGGCAACACGATCAAGGCGAGCAGCGGCTACAAGACCCGCGACTTTGCGCAGATCCTCGGCGAAGTGAAGCAGTTCTTCCAGGTACACGAGGCGGAAGGCAGTTATGCCGGCGGTATTCACATCGAGATGACCGGGCAGAACGTCACTGAGTGCATCGGCGGCGCACGGCCGATTACCGAAGACGGTTTGTCGGACCGCTATCACACCCACTGCGACCCACGGATGAATGCCGATCAGTCGCTGGAATTGGCATTTTTGATTGCCGAAACCTTGAAACAGGTCCGACGCTAA
- a CDS encoding winged helix-turn-helix domain-containing protein yields the protein MPATVSLSVKQARRLALAAQGYNGRQPPLVNAAHVNRLIERLGVVQIDSVNAVVRSHYLPLFSRLGSYSSDLLDQAAWSSGRRRTLFEYWGHEASLLPLAMYPLMHWRMQRARRGEDIYQQLAKFGREQQETVRRVLAAVEQQGALGAGSLSTRADKAGPWWDWSAEKLALEWLFAAGEVTVASRRGFERLYDLPERVIPAAILQQSMPEESAAQRGLLLHAAQALGVGTEKDLRDYFRLSPTDARPRLAELVETGQLQTCAVAGWRQIAYCLPEPKVPRKVIASALLSPFDSLIWERSRTERLFDFRYRLEIYTPQHKRVYGYYVLPFLHNERVAARIDLRAERATGQLAVHAVHEEEPGLDEEGMLALALNLRRMAQWLGLERVQLNCQRESAARLRVAFAKIDTPL from the coding sequence ATGCCCGCGACAGTGTCTCTTTCCGTCAAACAGGCGCGACGTCTGGCGCTGGCGGCCCAAGGATACAATGGGCGCCAGCCGCCGCTCGTCAACGCCGCGCATGTCAACCGCCTGATCGAACGGCTGGGCGTGGTGCAAATCGACTCCGTCAATGCCGTGGTGCGCTCGCACTATCTGCCGCTGTTTTCCCGTCTCGGTTCTTATTCTTCCGACTTGCTCGACCAGGCTGCCTGGAGTTCGGGGCGTCGTCGCACTCTGTTTGAATATTGGGGGCACGAAGCGTCGCTGTTGCCGCTGGCGATGTATCCGCTGATGCACTGGCGCATGCAGCGTGCCAGACGTGGCGAGGACATCTATCAGCAATTGGCCAAATTCGGTCGCGAGCAGCAGGAAACCGTTCGCCGCGTGCTGGCTGCAGTGGAGCAGCAGGGCGCATTGGGCGCGGGCAGTTTGTCGACCCGCGCAGACAAGGCCGGGCCATGGTGGGACTGGAGCGCCGAAAAGCTCGCGCTGGAATGGTTATTCGCTGCCGGTGAAGTGACCGTGGCGAGTCGCCGTGGTTTTGAACGTTTGTACGATTTGCCGGAGCGGGTGATTCCTGCGGCGATCCTGCAACAGTCGATGCCCGAGGAATCCGCAGCGCAGCGTGGTCTATTGCTGCATGCAGCGCAGGCCTTGGGCGTCGGCACGGAGAAGGATCTGCGCGACTATTTCCGCCTGAGTCCGACGGATGCGCGACCGCGGCTTGCGGAACTGGTCGAGACGGGGCAACTGCAGACGTGCGCGGTCGCCGGTTGGCGGCAAATCGCCTATTGCCTGCCCGAGCCGAAAGTGCCGCGCAAGGTGATCGCCAGTGCGCTGCTGTCGCCATTCGATTCGCTGATCTGGGAACGCAGCCGCACCGAGCGGTTGTTCGATTTCCGCTATCGCCTGGAAATCTACACGCCGCAGCACAAGCGCGTTTATGGCTATTACGTGTTGCCGTTTTTACACAATGAGCGGGTTGCCGCGCGGATCGATTTGCGTGCCGAGCGCGCGACGGGGCAGTTGGCGGTGCATGCGGTGCACGAGGAAGAGCCAGGGCTGGACGAGGAGGGCATGCTGGCGCTGGCGCTGAATTTGCGGCGGATGGCGCAGTGGTTGGGGCTTGAGCGGGTGCAGCTCAACTGTCAGCGCGAAAGTGCCGCGCGGTTGCGGGTGGCATTCGCCAAAATCGACACCCCCCTGTAG
- a CDS encoding DUF1127 domain-containing protein → MKGQREYASEAQLSGHGHIVSDLLHKFSRWYELHREREMLAGLSDEALKDIGISRADVEHETVRPFWDDPMHK, encoded by the coding sequence ATGAAAGGTCAAAGAGAGTACGCAAGCGAGGCACAGCTGTCGGGACACGGGCATATCGTTTCCGATCTGCTGCACAAATTCAGCCGTTGGTACGAACTGCATCGTGAACGGGAAATGCTCGCCGGTTTGAGCGATGAAGCGTTGAAGGACATCGGCATCAGTCGCGCCGACGTCGAACACGAAACCGTCCGGCCGTTCTGGGACGATCCGATGCATAAATGA
- a CDS encoding LysR substrate-binding domain-containing protein yields the protein MSAYPSIDTDVLRTFVAIADQGGFTRAGEMVNRTQSAVSMQMKRLEEDVLQRQLFERDGRQVRLTAEGQVLLGYARRILKLHSEVFNTLREPHMVGTVRIGTPDDYVMRFLPGILSRFAQFYPLIQIEVHCESSKQLLQRTDLDLSIVTREPGNEIGQLLRKERFVWAEAQNFSAHEQTPLPLAMFNSDCFCRLWACNALDAMGRDYRIAYNSSSLSALMAVVSAGLAITAQLESLITPDMRILGAAEDLPVLPEASIMLIRNLNNPSPITECLAEHIVEGFKL from the coding sequence TTGTCCGCTTATCCCAGTATTGATACCGATGTCCTGCGCACCTTCGTCGCAATTGCCGATCAGGGCGGTTTCACTCGTGCGGGTGAGATGGTCAATCGCACGCAGTCGGCGGTGAGCATGCAGATGAAACGTCTGGAAGAAGACGTGCTGCAGCGCCAGTTGTTCGAGCGCGACGGTCGCCAGGTGCGGCTGACGGCCGAAGGCCAAGTGCTGCTCGGTTATGCGCGACGGATCCTCAAATTGCACAGTGAAGTGTTCAACACCTTGCGTGAGCCGCACATGGTCGGCACCGTTCGGATCGGCACGCCGGATGATTACGTGATGCGGTTTCTGCCGGGAATTCTTTCGCGGTTCGCGCAGTTCTATCCGTTGATCCAGATCGAAGTGCATTGCGAGTCGAGTAAACAATTGCTGCAACGCACCGACCTCGACTTGTCGATCGTCACCCGCGAGCCGGGAAATGAAATCGGCCAGCTGCTGCGCAAGGAGCGTTTTGTCTGGGCCGAGGCGCAAAACTTCAGCGCCCATGAACAAACGCCGCTGCCGCTGGCGATGTTCAACAGTGATTGCTTCTGCCGTTTATGGGCGTGTAACGCGCTGGACGCGATGGGCCGTGACTACCGGATCGCTTACAACAGTAGCAGTTTGTCGGCGCTGATGGCCGTGGTCAGCGCGGGTCTGGCGATCACCGCGCAACTGGAGAGTCTGATCACCCCGGACATGCGCATTCTCGGTGCTGCCGAAGATCTGCCGGTGTTGCCTGAAGCCAGCATCATGCTGATCCGCAACCTGAACAATCCTTCGCCGATCACCGAGTGCCTGGCCGAACACATCGTTGAAGGCTTTAAACTTTAA
- a CDS encoding sulfite exporter TauE/SafE family protein, which translates to MDFLLYLLFGAALGTLGGIFGIGGGLIAIPLLGVWFGLDQQIAQGTALVMVVPNVMLALWRYHQRNRIELRHALPLAVMGFCFAWLGSIWAVGIDAQTMRIGFVAFLVALSAYNLVKMFGRRPAPTAEMRHSWPWLGVLGAASGAMGGLFGVGGAVVATPVLTSLFGTTQVVAQGLSLALALPSTGVTLVTYAVHHEVNWMIGLPLAIGGLASISWGVKIAHAMPEKQLRGLFCGFLVLCAVMLAFKV; encoded by the coding sequence GCATTGGCGGTGGCTTGATCGCCATTCCTTTGTTGGGCGTGTGGTTCGGGCTTGATCAGCAGATCGCTCAAGGCACGGCGTTGGTGATGGTGGTACCGAACGTAATGCTCGCCCTGTGGCGCTATCACCAACGCAATCGCATCGAATTGCGCCATGCATTGCCGTTGGCCGTGATGGGATTCTGCTTCGCCTGGCTCGGCTCGATCTGGGCGGTGGGCATCGATGCGCAAACCATGCGCATCGGCTTCGTCGCTTTTCTGGTGGCGCTGTCGGCCTACAACCTGGTGAAAATGTTCGGGCGCCGACCCGCGCCAACTGCCGAAATGCGCCATTCATGGCCTTGGCTCGGTGTGCTCGGCGCGGCGTCTGGGGCCATGGGCGGCTTGTTCGGAGTGGGCGGCGCGGTCGTCGCAACGCCGGTGTTGACCAGCCTGTTCGGCACCACGCAGGTGGTCGCGCAGGGTTTGTCTTTGGCGCTGGCGTTGCCGAGTACCGGCGTGACGCTGGTGACCTACGCGGTGCACCACGAAGTGAACTGGATGATTGGCTTGCCGTTAGCCATTGGCGGCCTGGCCAGCATCAGTTGGGGCGTGAAAATCGCCCACGCCATGCCGGAAAAGCAACTGCGCGGGCTGTTCTGCGGTTTTCTCGTGCTCTGTGCGGTGATGCTCGCGTTTAAAGTTTAA